A window from Staphylococcus succinus encodes these proteins:
- the hutU gene encoding urocanate hydratase: MRKIVAKKGLDIECKGWEQEAVLRMLYNNLDPEVAERPEDLVVYGGIGKAARNWEAFEAIEETLRSLEADETMLVQSGKPVAVFKTHEEAPRVLLSNSVLVPEWANWDHFNELDKKGLMMYGQMTAGSWIYIGSQGIVQGTYETFGELANQHYDGKLNGTVTLTAGLGGMGGAQPLAVTMNGGVVIGVEVDETRIDKRIETRYCDVKTHDLDEALRLAEEARQQSNPLSIGLVGNAVDTHKAILDKNFKIDIVTDQTSAHDPLNGYIPQGYTLEEAKALRNKDPKEYVKKSEASMKAHVQLMLEFQEKGAVTFDYGNNIRQVAFNNGLENAFDFPGFVPAYIRPLFCEGKGPFRFAALSGDPKDIARADKEMRKLFPDNEKLIRWLDLAEEKIAFQGLPSRIAWLGYEERAKMGLALNKLVRDGEISAPIVIGRDHLDSGSVASPNRETEGMKDGSDAVGDWAILNALINTAAGGSWISFHHGGGVGMGYSLHAGMVVVADGTERADRRLGRVLTTDPGMGVVRHADAGYQSSIDVAKTKGIKIPMITGKGDKK, encoded by the coding sequence ATGAGAAAAATAGTAGCGAAAAAAGGTTTAGATATTGAATGTAAAGGTTGGGAACAAGAAGCAGTGCTGAGAATGTTGTATAACAATTTAGATCCTGAAGTTGCTGAACGCCCAGAAGATTTAGTTGTTTATGGAGGTATAGGGAAAGCGGCTCGAAATTGGGAAGCATTTGAAGCAATCGAAGAAACATTACGTTCTTTAGAAGCTGATGAAACTATGTTAGTCCAATCGGGTAAACCTGTTGCAGTATTTAAAACACATGAAGAAGCACCACGCGTATTACTATCAAATTCAGTTCTTGTACCAGAATGGGCAAACTGGGATCATTTTAATGAGTTAGATAAAAAAGGTCTTATGATGTATGGGCAAATGACGGCGGGTAGTTGGATTTACATTGGCTCACAAGGTATTGTTCAAGGCACATATGAAACATTTGGTGAGCTGGCAAACCAACATTACGATGGAAAACTCAATGGCACAGTTACTTTAACTGCGGGATTAGGAGGCATGGGCGGTGCACAACCACTTGCGGTTACAATGAATGGCGGTGTAGTCATTGGCGTTGAAGTAGATGAAACAAGAATAGATAAACGTATTGAAACACGTTATTGCGATGTTAAAACACATGATTTAGATGAAGCTTTGCGCTTGGCTGAAGAGGCACGTCAGCAAAGTAATCCGCTTTCTATTGGTTTAGTTGGTAATGCTGTAGATACACACAAAGCAATTTTAGATAAAAACTTTAAAATTGATATAGTCACTGATCAAACGAGTGCACATGATCCATTAAATGGCTATATTCCACAAGGCTATACTTTAGAAGAAGCAAAAGCATTGCGCAATAAAGATCCAAAAGAATATGTGAAAAAATCAGAAGCTTCAATGAAAGCACATGTCCAATTGATGCTCGAATTTCAAGAAAAAGGTGCAGTTACATTTGATTATGGAAACAATATTCGCCAAGTTGCATTTAATAATGGATTAGAGAATGCTTTTGACTTTCCAGGGTTTGTTCCAGCTTATATTCGCCCATTATTCTGTGAAGGTAAAGGACCATTTCGCTTTGCAGCATTGAGTGGAGACCCGAAAGATATAGCGCGTGCTGATAAAGAAATGAGAAAATTATTCCCTGATAATGAAAAATTAATTCGTTGGTTAGATTTAGCAGAAGAAAAAATTGCCTTTCAAGGTTTGCCTTCTCGTATTGCTTGGTTAGGTTATGAAGAACGTGCCAAAATGGGGTTAGCATTAAATAAATTAGTGAGAGACGGTGAAATTTCGGCACCGATTGTTATAGGCCGTGATCACTTAGATTCTGGTTCAGTTGCGAGTCCAAATCGGGAAACAGAAGGTATGAAAGATGGTTCTGATGCTGTAGGGGATTGGGCAATCTTGAACGCTTTGATTAATACAGCAGCAGGTGGTTCTTGGATTTCATTCCATCATGGTGGTGGCGTTGGCATGGGTTATTCTTTACATGCTGGTATGGTTGTAGTAGCAGATGGGACAGAACGCGCTGATCGTCGCTTAGGGCGTGTATTGACGACAGATCCGGGTATGGGTGTAGTGAGACATGCTGATGCAGGTTATCAATCATCTATCGATGTAGCAAAAACAAAAGGTATTAAAATTCCAATGATTACAGGCAAAGGAGATAAAAAATGA
- the hutI gene encoding imidazolonepropionase produces MNDLMIQNIKQLILPKSTDRPLKGKELDELEIVENGTVVIHEGKVIYSGTHTDNYEAKETIDATGKVVSPALVEAHTHLVHGGSREHEMSLKRQGVSYLEILEQGGGILSTVEATRNATEDELFNKAEKNLLTMIQHGVLAVESKSGYGLDKDNELKQLRVSNRLAEKYNLDMRHTFLGPHAVPKDAKSNQAFLQEMIDLLPKVKGYADFADIFCETGVFTVEESRQYMEAAKALGFKVKIHADEIDPLGGLELAIDEAAISADHLVASSTEGKMKLKDSDTVAVLLPGTTFYLGKEQYADARGMIDNNGAIAIATDFNPGSCVTNNLQLIMSIAALKLKLSPNEIWNAVTVNAAKAIDVDAGTINEGDKANIVIWDAPNHEYIPYHYGINHAEKVIKDGAVIIDNKLSL; encoded by the coding sequence ATGAACGATTTAATGATTCAAAATATTAAACAATTAATTTTACCTAAATCTACAGATCGTCCTTTAAAAGGAAAGGAATTAGACGAACTAGAGATTGTTGAGAATGGAACAGTAGTCATCCATGAAGGCAAGGTTATATATTCGGGGACACATACTGATAACTATGAGGCCAAAGAAACAATCGATGCAACAGGTAAGGTGGTGTCGCCAGCACTTGTAGAAGCACACACACATCTAGTACACGGCGGTTCTCGAGAACACGAAATGTCCCTTAAAAGACAAGGTGTTTCTTATTTAGAAATACTTGAGCAAGGTGGAGGTATTTTATCTACTGTTGAAGCTACACGCAATGCGACAGAGGATGAACTGTTTAACAAAGCAGAGAAAAACTTATTAACGATGATTCAACATGGTGTGCTAGCTGTCGAAAGTAAAAGCGGTTACGGATTAGATAAGGATAACGAATTAAAACAATTACGTGTATCTAATCGCTTAGCTGAAAAATATAACTTAGATATGAGACATACCTTCTTAGGTCCGCATGCTGTGCCGAAAGATGCAAAATCAAATCAAGCGTTCTTGCAAGAAATGATAGATTTATTGCCAAAAGTTAAAGGATACGCAGATTTTGCAGATATTTTCTGTGAAACTGGAGTGTTTACAGTTGAAGAGTCTAGGCAATATATGGAAGCTGCGAAAGCATTAGGTTTCAAAGTTAAAATACATGCAGATGAGATTGATCCTCTTGGTGGTTTAGAACTTGCCATTGATGAAGCAGCTATTTCTGCAGATCATTTAGTGGCTTCAAGTACAGAAGGTAAAATGAAATTGAAAGATAGTGATACTGTAGCTGTATTATTACCAGGTACGACATTTTATTTAGGCAAAGAGCAATATGCCGATGCAAGAGGTATGATAGACAATAATGGTGCGATAGCAATTGCGACAGACTTCAATCCAGGAAGTTGTGTAACGAATAATCTGCAACTGATTATGTCAATTGCAGCATTAAAATTAAAATTATCACCTAATGAAATTTGGAATGCAGTTACAGTTAATGCTGCTAAAGCAATAGATGTAGATGCAGGTACTATTAACGAAGGCGATAAGGCAAATATCGTTATTTGGGATGCGCCTAATCATGAATATATTCCATATCACTATGGCATTAATCATGCTGAAAAAGTGATTAAAGATGGTGCAGTTATTATTGATAATAAATTGAGTTTATAA
- a CDS encoding SulP family inorganic anion transporter: MSETTYVKQWQGNISNNILSGILLALALLPGAIAFSFIAGVSPTIGLISTGLMMLVISVTGNRTLMVSAPSSGVSLVVAPLAASHGLQALIMATIFMGTIQIILGYCNINKLLDLIPLGVVIGFMNALGILLFTSQLKNIFNISIETYMITIVSFFFIWIAPKFIKIIPAPLIAIIILTVFAWVFKPNIKVVSDMAPIHIKIPQPSIPKDVWDWHFLMITFVYGVTMAIVAIVQTTLTARMMDDVTASKSDKNKESIGQGIANFIVGILGGYGGSALVGQSRFNVSMGASSRLSTFITGSFLLVSIFIFGAIIGQIPMAVLSTVLITISLNTFDRRTIPFIKRAPILNGSTVILTFVIILITNNLAVGVVLVTIGYYIVNNLKKKGSDT; the protein is encoded by the coding sequence GTGAGCGAGACCACTTATGTTAAACAGTGGCAAGGAAATATAAGTAACAATATATTATCCGGTATATTACTTGCATTGGCTTTACTTCCTGGAGCGATAGCTTTTTCCTTCATTGCGGGTGTTAGCCCGACGATTGGATTGATAAGCACAGGGCTGATGATGCTTGTGATTAGTGTGACAGGCAATAGGACATTGATGGTATCTGCACCAAGCAGTGGGGTGTCACTTGTAGTCGCACCACTTGCAGCGAGTCATGGTTTGCAGGCATTAATTATGGCAACAATTTTTATGGGGACGATACAAATCATCTTAGGATATTGCAATATTAATAAATTGTTAGATTTGATTCCTTTAGGTGTTGTAATTGGATTTATGAATGCTTTAGGTATACTATTATTTACATCTCAGTTGAAAAATATCTTCAATATCTCAATAGAAACCTATATGATTACGATTGTTTCATTTTTCTTTATCTGGATTGCGCCTAAGTTTATAAAAATAATACCAGCACCTTTAATAGCAATCATCATATTAACTGTGTTTGCCTGGGTCTTCAAACCGAATATTAAAGTAGTTAGTGATATGGCACCAATTCATATAAAGATACCACAGCCATCTATTCCAAAAGACGTATGGGATTGGCATTTTTTAATGATTACATTTGTATATGGCGTGACAATGGCTATCGTAGCTATCGTGCAGACAACGTTAACAGCTCGTATGATGGATGATGTGACAGCTTCAAAAAGTGATAAAAATAAAGAGTCTATTGGACAAGGCATAGCAAATTTTATTGTTGGTATCTTAGGCGGTTATGGGGGCAGTGCACTTGTAGGACAATCTCGATTCAATGTGTCAATGGGTGCAAGTTCCAGACTTTCTACATTTATAACAGGCAGTTTCTTACTGGTGAGTATATTTATTTTTGGAGCAATCATTGGTCAAATACCAATGGCTGTTTTATCTACGGTATTAATTACCATTTCACTTAATACTTTTGACCGTCGTACAATACCATTTATAAAACGCGCTCCAATACTTAATGGTAGTACCGTAATATTAACATTCGTTATTATATTAATTACGAATAACCTTGCAGTTGGTGTTGTTTTGGTAACAATTGGTTATTATATAGTTAATAATTTAAAAAAGAAAGGTAGTGACACATAA
- a CDS encoding amidohydrolase, giving the protein MPQYEDYVNWRRTFHQFPELSDVEYETTKRLKRILESYDIKVLDLPLETGLVAEVGQGEQFVAVRTDIDALPIDEQVIHEFTSTNKGVMHACGHDIHMASVLAVATRLKAIEDQLNRRVRLIFQPAEELGYGAFHITDTGAIDGAKAVLGYHNYPTLDIGHFAVKPGVITSSVDRFEFKIKGKGAHAAKPEQGNDPTIVLGQLINSIQSIVSRNLSAFDSAVVTIGEVSSGNTWNVIADQAYVQGTVRTFDAEKRDYIEARLKSIGKGLAEAFGVDIETIYHRLPGAVENDEKLTNDAIEVAKQVGYNVEIMDKPLTIGEDFSGFSQKYPSVFVFIGSNSEYDLHHPKYDPDERILEKVPDYFITFVLKLLNEN; this is encoded by the coding sequence ATGCCACAATATGAAGATTACGTTAATTGGAGAAGAACTTTTCATCAATTTCCAGAATTGTCGGATGTTGAATATGAAACAACAAAAAGATTAAAACGTATTTTAGAATCATATGATATAAAAGTATTAGATTTACCTTTAGAGACTGGATTAGTCGCTGAAGTTGGACAAGGGGAGCAATTTGTAGCTGTAAGAACTGATATCGATGCCTTGCCTATTGATGAACAGGTGATTCATGAATTCACTTCAACAAATAAAGGAGTGATGCATGCGTGTGGTCATGACATACATATGGCTAGTGTGTTAGCTGTAGCCACGAGATTAAAAGCGATTGAAGATCAACTCAATAGGCGTGTGCGTCTTATTTTTCAACCAGCTGAAGAATTGGGCTATGGAGCGTTTCACATAACAGATACTGGCGCTATTGATGGCGCTAAAGCTGTTTTAGGTTATCATAACTATCCAACGTTAGACATTGGACACTTTGCAGTAAAACCTGGTGTTATCACATCATCAGTAGATCGTTTCGAATTTAAAATCAAAGGCAAAGGCGCTCATGCAGCTAAACCTGAACAAGGGAATGATCCTACCATCGTACTGGGCCAATTAATAAATAGCATCCAGTCTATTGTTAGCAGAAACTTATCAGCTTTCGATAGTGCTGTTGTCACAATCGGTGAAGTTTCAAGTGGTAATACATGGAATGTTATTGCAGATCAAGCCTATGTTCAAGGTACTGTGAGAACTTTTGATGCAGAGAAACGAGATTATATAGAAGCACGTTTGAAATCGATAGGTAAAGGGTTGGCAGAGGCTTTTGGTGTTGATATTGAAACGATTTATCATCGCTTGCCTGGAGCTGTTGAAAATGATGAAAAGCTAACTAATGATGCGATTGAAGTTGCAAAACAAGTAGGTTATAACGTTGAGATTATGGACAAACCATTAACAATAGGAGAGGATTTTTCTGGTTTTTCACAAAAATATCCTAGTGTGTTTGTTTTTATAGGTTCAAATAGTGAATATGATTTACATCACCCTAAGTATGATCCAGATGAACGCATTTTAGAAAAAGTGCCAGACTACTTTATTACATTTGTACTAAAGCTTTTGAATGAAAACTAA
- a CDS encoding SDR family oxidoreductase → MASQDPRTKFSNADFPQQEQQAPGLQQQLDPKPDCGETSYKGYGRLKDYKMLVTGGDSAIGRAAAIAYAKEGADVAINYLPDEEEDAKEVKEIIENEGRHAVLISGDLRNEQFNYDLVEEAYHKLGGLDNVTLVAGHQQYKNSIKDFDTASFSETFETNVYPIFWTVQKALDYLQAGATITLTSSVQGYNPSPILHDYAATKAAIISLTKSLSEELGAKGIRVNCVAPGPFWSPLQISGGQPQSKIPTFGQKEVLGRAGQPVELSGVYVHLASEESSYTTGQVYGVTGGTQLD, encoded by the coding sequence ATGGCATCTCAAGATCCTAGAACAAAATTTTCAAATGCGGATTTCCCTCAACAAGAACAACAGGCGCCTGGACTACAACAACAATTAGATCCTAAACCTGATTGTGGTGAAACCTCTTATAAGGGATATGGACGCTTGAAAGACTATAAGATGTTAGTCACAGGTGGCGATTCAGCTATTGGTCGTGCTGCCGCAATTGCTTATGCAAAAGAAGGAGCAGACGTAGCAATCAACTATTTACCCGATGAAGAAGAAGATGCAAAAGAGGTAAAAGAAATCATAGAAAATGAAGGTCGACATGCTGTTTTAATATCAGGTGATTTACGTAATGAACAATTCAATTATGATTTGGTTGAAGAAGCTTATCATAAACTGGGTGGTTTAGATAATGTCACACTTGTTGCAGGTCATCAACAATACAAAAATAGTATAAAAGATTTTGATACCGCATCATTTTCGGAAACTTTTGAAACCAATGTCTATCCGATATTTTGGACAGTTCAAAAAGCATTAGACTATTTACAGGCAGGAGCAACGATTACATTAACTTCATCAGTACAGGGCTATAATCCTAGTCCTATTTTACATGATTATGCCGCTACAAAAGCTGCTATCATCTCATTAACCAAGAGTTTATCAGAGGAATTGGGAGCTAAAGGTATCCGAGTAAACTGTGTAGCACCAGGGCCATTTTGGTCTCCGCTACAAATCTCGGGTGGTCAACCACAATCTAAAATACCAACCTTTGGGCAAAAAGAAGTACTGGGTAGAGCAGGGCAACCTGTAGAACTTTCAGGTGTTTATGTCCATTTAGCTTCTGAAGAATCAAGTTATACTACAGGTCAAGTATACGGTGTAACTGGAGGCACGCAGTTAGACTAA
- a CDS encoding Na+/H+ antiporter NhaC family protein — translation MEETKKGNVWALIPLIVFVGLFLGVGIGTGDFSTMPLNVAIIVASIVGLVLNRKETFAQKVEVFTKGAGHSNIILMMLIFLLAGAFSQTTEDMGGVKSTVNLGLSLIPENLIIVGLFIICMFVSVSMGTSVGTVAAIAPVGFGLSQATDVSAAITMATVVGGAMFGDNLSMISDTTIAAVRTQKTKMGDKFKVNIKIVLPGAIFTIIVLWFLTKGAHIDATKDYGYNFIKVVPYLLVLILAIIGINVIIVLIGGIVLSSVIGLIDGSFGWSGLLTSISKGIIGMEDIAIIALLIGGLVALIQHNGGITWLLNFVRRRVKSKRGAELGIAGLVSTADIATANNTISILMAGPLAKNISEAYDVDPRKSASILDMFASCFQGLLPYSPQLIAAAGVASISPFELVPYSIYPMILGVCGLIAIVFGLPRLDKK, via the coding sequence ATGGAGGAAACAAAGAAAGGCAATGTATGGGCATTAATTCCCTTAATTGTATTTGTAGGTTTGTTTTTAGGTGTTGGCATTGGCACAGGAGACTTTTCAACAATGCCGTTAAATGTTGCTATTATAGTAGCATCAATTGTAGGTTTAGTATTAAATCGTAAAGAAACATTCGCTCAAAAAGTAGAGGTTTTCACGAAAGGCGCTGGGCACTCTAATATTATATTGATGATGCTTATCTTCTTATTAGCAGGTGCTTTTTCACAAACTACAGAGGACATGGGAGGCGTGAAATCGACTGTTAATTTAGGTTTATCATTAATACCTGAAAACCTAATTATCGTAGGATTATTTATCATATGTATGTTTGTTTCTGTTTCGATGGGTACTTCTGTAGGTACAGTTGCTGCTATTGCTCCTGTAGGATTTGGATTAAGTCAAGCGACAGATGTTTCAGCAGCAATCACAATGGCAACAGTTGTTGGTGGAGCAATGTTTGGTGATAACTTATCAATGATTTCCGACACAACGATTGCAGCCGTGCGTACCCAAAAAACTAAGATGGGTGACAAATTTAAAGTGAACATTAAAATTGTATTACCAGGGGCAATCTTTACGATTATTGTTTTATGGTTCTTAACAAAAGGTGCTCACATCGATGCAACTAAAGACTACGGCTACAATTTTATTAAAGTTGTACCTTATTTATTAGTATTGATATTAGCAATCATTGGAATCAACGTAATTATTGTTCTGATTGGCGGTATTGTATTATCATCAGTAATTGGTTTAATTGATGGATCATTTGGATGGTCAGGGTTATTAACCTCTATTTCTAAAGGTATCATTGGTATGGAGGACATTGCTATTATAGCATTACTTATTGGTGGCCTTGTAGCTCTGATTCAGCATAACGGTGGTATCACATGGCTGCTCAATTTCGTTCGTAGAAGAGTTAAATCTAAACGTGGCGCAGAGTTAGGTATTGCTGGGTTAGTAAGTACTGCTGACATAGCAACAGCCAATAATACGATTTCAATATTGATGGCAGGACCTTTAGCTAAAAATATATCAGAAGCGTATGATGTAGACCCGAGAAAGTCGGCAAGTATTTTAGATATGTTTGCAAGCTGTTTCCAAGGATTATTACCTTATAGCCCTCAACTTATAGCGGCTGCGGGCGTTGCGTCTATATCACCGTTTGAGTTAGTCCCATATTCTATTTATCCAATGATTTTAGGTGTGTGTGGATTAATTGCAATAGTATTTGGATTGCCTAGATTAGATAAAAAATAA
- a CDS encoding SRPBCC family protein, which yields MAKYNVENENVEIRLERLFKVEPELLYQAWTDQRFLKQWFMTTARTNKSIQVNTEQNGSYEIIDARNGKQNVIKGAFITLTPYEYIVMTIGMPELSDSEDTIEVEIFEREPGITQMIFNYIALVPRERRYTTLEYKQKKKEYHDSTAHGFETMFDKLQLTLEEFEAGL from the coding sequence GTGGCTAAATATAATGTAGAAAATGAAAACGTTGAAATAAGACTTGAGCGATTATTTAAAGTCGAACCTGAATTATTGTATCAAGCATGGACAGATCAACGATTTCTTAAGCAATGGTTTATGACAACTGCAAGAACGAATAAATCTATACAAGTAAATACAGAGCAAAATGGCAGTTATGAAATTATTGATGCTCGTAACGGAAAACAAAATGTGATAAAAGGTGCTTTTATTACATTAACACCGTATGAATATATTGTCATGACAATTGGTATGCCAGAATTAAGTGATTCGGAAGATACGATTGAAGTGGAAATATTTGAAAGAGAACCAGGTATTACACAAATGATTTTTAATTATATTGCTTTAGTACCAAGAGAAAGACGATATACAACTTTAGAATATAAACAAAAGAAAAAAGAATATCATGATTCTACGGCTCATGGCTTTGAAACTATGTTTGATAAGTTACAACTTACGTTAGAAGAGTTCGAAGCGGGACTATAA